From a region of the Fischerella sp. JS2 genome:
- the dapB gene encoding 4-hydroxy-tetrahydrodipicolinate reductase, with translation MANQNLIPVIVSGAAGKMGREVVKAVAQAPDMSLMGAIDTSPEHQGKDAGELAGLSEPLEVPITNQLEPMLGYVAGERQMQPGVMVDFTHPDAVYDNVRSAIAYGIRPVVGTTGLSPEQIQDLADFADKASTGCLLIPNFSIGMVLLQQAAVTASQYFDHVEIIELHHNQKADAPSGTAIQTAQMLAEMGKTFNPAIVKETEKLPGARGSVADEGIRIHSIRLPGLVAHQEVIFGAPGQIYTLRHDTSDRSAYMPGVLLAIRKVLQLKSLVYGLEKIL, from the coding sequence ATGGCTAATCAAAATTTGATCCCTGTAATTGTGAGCGGTGCTGCTGGTAAAATGGGGCGCGAGGTAGTCAAAGCAGTGGCACAAGCACCTGATATGAGCCTGATGGGTGCTATTGATACTAGTCCAGAACACCAAGGTAAAGATGCAGGCGAACTTGCTGGTTTAAGTGAACCTTTGGAAGTACCAATTACTAATCAATTGGAACCGATGCTGGGGTATGTAGCTGGTGAAAGGCAAATGCAACCAGGAGTGATGGTAGATTTTACTCATCCTGATGCTGTGTATGATAATGTCCGTAGTGCGATCGCCTACGGTATTCGTCCAGTTGTTGGTACTACAGGGTTAAGTCCCGAACAAATTCAAGATTTGGCAGATTTTGCAGATAAAGCCAGTACAGGTTGTCTACTAATTCCTAATTTTTCTATTGGCATGGTACTACTGCAACAAGCTGCCGTGACAGCATCTCAATATTTTGACCACGTAGAAATTATTGAACTGCATCATAACCAAAAAGCCGATGCTCCTAGTGGTACTGCGATTCAAACTGCCCAAATGTTAGCAGAGATGGGTAAAACTTTTAACCCAGCAATAGTAAAAGAAACCGAAAAATTACCAGGGGCGAGAGGTAGTGTTGCAGACGAAGGTATCAGAATTCATAGCATCCGTCTACCAGGACTCGTCGCTCATCAGGAAGTCATTTTTGGCGCACCTGGTCAAATTTATACCTTACGACATGATACAAGCGATCGCTCTGCCTATATGCCAGGAGTACTACTAGCAATTCGTAAAGTCTTGCAGTTAAAGTCGTTAGTATATGGATTAGAGAAAATACTCTAA